The Phoenix dactylifera cultivar Barhee BC4 chromosome 15, palm_55x_up_171113_PBpolish2nd_filt_p, whole genome shotgun sequence genome contains a region encoding:
- the LOC103717757 gene encoding vacuolar protein sorting-associated protein 29-like codes for MVLVLALGDLHIPHRAADLPAKFKSMLVPGKIQHIICTGNLCIKEIHDYLKSLCPDLHVSRGEYDEDSHYPETKTLTIGQFKLGLCHGHQIVPWGDLDSLAMLQRQLDVDILVTGHTHQFKAYKHEGGVVINPGSATGAHSSITYDANPSFVLMDIDALRVVVYVYELIDGEVKVDKIDFKKTTTTHACH; via the exons ATGGTGTTGGTTTTAGCGTTAGGTGATCTTCACATTCCTCACAGAGCAGCTGATCTGCCGGCAAAGTTCAAGTCCATGCTTGTCCCAGGGAAAATCCAGCACATCATATGTACCGGAAATTTATGCATCAAG GAAATTCATGACTACTTGAAAAGCCTGTGTCCTGACTTGCATGTTAGTCGAGGTGAATACGATGAGGATTCTCATTATCCAGAGACCAAAACTCTTACCATTGGTCAGTTCAAGCTCGGGCTGTGTCATGGTCATCAG atcgTCCCATGGGGTGACTTGGATTCCTTAGCCATGCTTCAGAGGCAATTGGATGTTGACATCCTTGTGACAGGCCACACTCATCAGTTCAAGGCCTACAAGCATGAGGGTGGTGTCGTCATAAACCCTGGCTCTGCAACGGGTGCCCATAGCAGCATCACCTATGATGCCAACCCAAGCTTTGTGCTTATGGACATCGATGCACTCCGAGTCGTGGTGTACGTGTATGAGCTAATTGATGGAGAGGTAAAGGTCGACAAGATTGACTTTAAGAAGACCACAACCACCCATGCTTGTCACTAA